A region of Haladaptatus caseinilyticus DNA encodes the following proteins:
- a CDS encoding alpha,alpha-trehalose-phosphate synthase (UDP-forming): protein MCPSPAKRELSSNDTDESTEMSMSPPGEDFVLISNRQPYRHYYADDGSIKVDRPAGGLTAGLDPVMQQTDGTWIAWGDGEADDAVTDNNGTMRVPPEEQAYTLKRVWLPDEEVEGYYYGYSNRVLWPLCHGGIWKTEYANRNWARYQQANEKFADAITERADSKSVIWFQDYHFSLAPRLIRNAIPDSFLMHFWHIPWPGLNTFQTCPQQQELLDGLLGNDLLGFHIQNYCENFLDCVEECLDEAIVDREDGQIQYRNHTTTVRAFPMGIDAEVMQTASSNKGQPFWNRFRREYEIAPNTKIAVGVDRLDYTKGILERLDALERFWVTEPKWRGNLTYVQKADESRSRIPDYQNLQQNVEDAVTRINDRFRTDDWRPIIYIDDWLTEDELAGLYRHGDILLVSALRDGMNLVTKEYVAAQTAEPGVLVLSNQTGAYEELGDDAVTINPHDTDKFAATIETALTMDEKERRERMAVLQKQVMENDLVEWMSDIFETASRLRDEKE from the coding sequence ATGTGTCCATCCCCAGCGAAGCGAGAACTCTCGTCGAACGACACGGATGAAAGCACAGAGATGTCAATGTCACCACCAGGAGAGGATTTCGTCCTCATCTCAAATCGCCAACCGTATCGGCATTATTATGCCGATGATGGCAGTATAAAGGTTGATCGTCCTGCAGGAGGTCTCACTGCAGGACTCGATCCAGTGATGCAACAGACCGATGGCACATGGATCGCGTGGGGAGACGGAGAAGCGGATGATGCAGTTACTGACAACAACGGAACGATGCGGGTGCCACCGGAAGAACAGGCGTATACACTCAAGCGTGTGTGGCTCCCGGATGAAGAGGTCGAGGGCTACTACTACGGATACAGCAATCGAGTACTGTGGCCCCTCTGTCATGGTGGAATTTGGAAAACAGAGTATGCTAACCGAAATTGGGCGCGGTATCAACAAGCAAATGAAAAGTTTGCTGACGCTATTACCGAACGAGCGGATTCGAAGTCAGTCATCTGGTTTCAGGATTATCACTTTTCATTGGCTCCACGATTGATTCGTAATGCTATCCCGGATAGCTTTCTCATGCACTTTTGGCACATTCCATGGCCCGGGTTGAATACATTCCAGACGTGCCCACAGCAGCAAGAATTACTCGATGGCCTTCTGGGCAACGACTTGCTTGGATTTCATATCCAGAATTACTGTGAGAACTTCCTCGACTGCGTTGAAGAGTGTCTGGATGAGGCAATCGTCGATCGTGAGGATGGCCAGATTCAATATCGGAATCACACGACGACAGTTCGGGCGTTTCCGATGGGAATCGATGCAGAAGTAATGCAGACAGCGAGCAGCAATAAGGGGCAGCCCTTCTGGAACCGATTTCGACGCGAGTACGAAATCGCGCCGAACACGAAGATTGCTGTTGGCGTGGATCGTCTCGATTACACGAAGGGAATTCTCGAACGACTCGATGCGCTCGAACGTTTTTGGGTGACCGAACCGAAGTGGCGGGGTAATCTCACGTACGTGCAGAAAGCAGATGAGAGTCGTTCACGGATACCCGATTATCAGAATCTCCAGCAAAACGTCGAGGATGCTGTTACACGGATCAATGATCGATTTAGAACCGACGACTGGCGTCCAATTATTTACATCGACGATTGGTTGACCGAGGACGAACTCGCCGGACTCTACCGACATGGAGACATACTGCTCGTCAGTGCTCTTCGAGACGGCATGAATCTCGTCACGAAAGAGTATGTGGCCGCTCAGACAGCAGAACCCGGGGTTCTTGTCCTCAGTAATCAGACAGGTGCTTACGAGGAACTCGGCGACGACGCTGTCACCATCAACCCGCACGATACCGATAAGTTTGCGGCCACCATCGAAACAGCACTGACGATGGATGAGAAAGAGCGGCGAGAACGAATGGCAGTGCTCCAAAAACAGGTGATGGAAAACGATCTTGTCGAGTGGATGTCGGATATTTTCGAGACAGCTTCCCGTTTGCGGGACGAGAAAGAGTGA
- a CDS encoding DUF5789 family protein, whose product MTRGEREQGIDYGPLDEELKQHDYPTSADDLVDEYGEYEIDHQNGTETLKAVFSPLVESENQEFDSADEVRQMILNMIGSEAVGREGYSDRGSEQVDNDQESL is encoded by the coding sequence ATGACCCGTGGTGAGCGAGAGCAGGGGATCGATTACGGTCCACTTGACGAAGAACTCAAACAGCATGACTATCCGACGTCAGCCGACGACCTCGTCGATGAATACGGCGAATACGAAATCGATCACCAGAACGGAACGGAAACGCTCAAGGCCGTGTTTAGCCCATTAGTCGAGTCGGAGAATCAGGAATTCGATTCTGCTGATGAGGTTCGGCAAATGATACTTAATATGATCGGCTCCGAGGCAGTCGGTCGTGAAGGGTACAGTGATCGGGGATCCGAGCAAGTCGATAACGATCAAGAATCGCTCTAA
- a CDS encoding DUF7835 family putative zinc beta-ribbon protein, whose product MVTTATTDSQPGERCENCNAMTPHDVAIEIVTESEENSNAAFSREPYRVTECQQCSTTTKQRANNRQ is encoded by the coding sequence ATGGTTACTACAGCAACTACTGATAGTCAACCTGGCGAACGGTGCGAGAACTGCAATGCGATGACGCCGCATGACGTAGCAATCGAGATTGTCACCGAGAGCGAAGAAAATTCAAATGCAGCGTTCTCTCGAGAGCCTTACCGCGTCACAGAGTGCCAGCAGTGTAGTACGACCACTAAACAGCGTGCAAACAACAGACAGTGA
- a CDS encoding DUF7563 family protein: MSKTTISSQPESRIADTRCQNCGSFVTRDFTRVFGNNQNSVHGCLDCMNGTDVKNGQATH, encoded by the coding sequence ATGTCTAAGACAACTATTTCAAGCCAACCAGAGTCACGGATCGCAGACACTCGCTGTCAGAACTGCGGCAGCTTTGTGACTCGTGATTTTACACGTGTCTTCGGCAACAATCAAAACAGCGTTCATGGGTGTTTAGACTGCATGAATGGCACCGATGTGAAGAATGGCCAAGCAACCCATTGA
- a CDS encoding DUF7344 domain-containing protein: protein MISGKKTENLKSVTNGETNDRLSETEIAELLENQRRRVILSYLQVCDGPVEIESLIEHLTYQELEECSRDRSTRLFEEISETVWSDHLPLLAEHDVIKYDRESQKLRGWINIGQLTHRLREYDT, encoded by the coding sequence ATGATATCTGGAAAAAAGACTGAAAATCTTAAAAGTGTCACTAACGGAGAAACCAATGATCGACTTTCGGAAACGGAAATCGCTGAATTGCTCGAAAACCAGCGGCGACGGGTGATTCTTTCGTACTTACAGGTATGTGACGGTCCAGTCGAAATTGAATCGCTGATCGAACACCTCACATACCAAGAGTTAGAGGAATGCTCGAGGGACAGATCAACTCGACTCTTCGAAGAGATTTCGGAGACAGTCTGGAGCGATCATTTGCCACTGCTCGCCGAGCACGATGTTATTAAGTACGATCGAGAGAGCCAAAAACTGCGCGGCTGGATCAATATCGGTCAGCTTACGCACCGCTTGCGAGAGTACGATACCTGA
- a CDS encoding helix-turn-helix domain-containing protein: MTDSQQKTLQHAADRGYYSVPRDITAEELADEFDVSH, from the coding sequence CTGACGGACTCTCAACAAAAGACACTCCAACACGCTGCCGATCGCGGGTATTACTCGGTCCCACGCGATATCACGGCAGAAGAGCTCGCCGACGAATTCGATGTCAGCCATTAA
- a CDS encoding DUF5789 family protein, whose amino-acid sequence MSNNNREQGIDYGQLNEKLEQLDYPISAETLIDEYGEYGIDHQNGTKTLQEVFDPLTESDGQTFDSADQVRQMILNMIGSDAVGRKGYSDRGSEHVDDEEKSL is encoded by the coding sequence ATGAGCAACAACAATCGAGAGCAGGGAATCGACTATGGACAACTCAACGAGAAACTTGAGCAACTGGACTACCCGATATCAGCAGAGACGCTAATCGATGAATACGGTGAGTATGGAATCGATCATCAAAACGGAACGAAGACGCTTCAAGAAGTGTTTGATCCACTCACCGAGTCTGACGGCCAGACATTTGATTCTGCTGATCAAGTCCGTCAAATGATCCTCAACATGATCGGCTCTGATGCAGTGGGGCGTAAAGGATACAGTGATCGAGGGTCAGAACACGTGGACGACGAAGAGAAGTCACTCTAG
- a CDS encoding helix-turn-helix domain-containing protein, with protein sequence MSCVAELVVLPSANEFVANGGAELLPPVLFVGTPGQRDRGLKSISNDSVAGRWMLTEFIPLADEEMAMTGTVVEVEIPINEFALRQTVSKFPSIDFEIERAVAHDADRVMPFIWVQSDEIDRDEFETVIGNDPSLEQFDLIADLDEEWLYRMEWITEIEALIHILVEEQGTILSAVGSQAGWNLRILFADRDALSRTFEYCKTQGLTFNIINIYQFEEGREGRLGLTEEQQDTLISAFEAGYFDIPREANAEKLAADLGISHQAVSERLRRGYANLIQNTLIIGEGAGKEQSK encoded by the coding sequence GTGAGCTGCGTCGCCGAACTCGTGGTACTGCCAAGCGCGAATGAGTTCGTGGCGAACGGTGGAGCTGAATTGTTGCCACCCGTGCTGTTCGTAGGCACTCCAGGTCAGCGCGATCGTGGTTTAAAATCGATTTCGAATGACAGTGTTGCTGGTCGTTGGATGCTCACCGAGTTTATCCCTTTAGCTGACGAAGAGATGGCTATGACGGGGACAGTGGTCGAAGTTGAGATTCCCATTAATGAGTTTGCGCTCCGACAAACCGTCTCTAAGTTCCCATCCATTGACTTTGAGATCGAACGAGCTGTCGCTCACGATGCTGATCGGGTAATGCCATTCATCTGGGTACAGAGCGATGAAATCGATCGTGACGAATTTGAAACCGTTATTGGAAACGATCCAAGCCTAGAGCAGTTTGACCTGATTGCTGATTTAGACGAAGAATGGCTCTATCGAATGGAATGGATTACTGAAATCGAAGCCCTCATCCACATTCTCGTTGAAGAGCAGGGAACAATCCTCTCCGCGGTCGGTTCGCAAGCAGGGTGGAATCTTCGGATCTTGTTCGCAGACCGAGACGCGCTTTCCCGGACATTTGAGTACTGTAAAACCCAGGGATTAACATTCAACATCATAAACATATATCAGTTTGAAGAAGGACGTGAGGGTCGGTTGGGACTAACAGAAGAACAACAAGACACTCTCATATCCGCGTTCGAGGCAGGCTATTTCGATATCCCACGCGAGGCAAATGCAGAAAAGCTAGCTGCTGATCTCGGCATTTCTCATCAGGCGGTTTCTGAGCGCCTGCGACGTGGGTACGCCAATCTAATACAAAACACGCTCATTATCGGGGAGGGTGCTGGAAAAGAGCAGTCCAAATAG
- the sufB gene encoding Fe-S cluster assembly protein SufB — MSSDQHHLRDTDTEERFEFKKEQRAAVKSDKGLTEEVVRLISEDKDEPEWMLQRRLRALEHYQNMPLPTDWPGQPDLTQLDVEEIIPYIRPDVDKREGADSWDDLPDDIKNTFEKLGIPEAERKALSGVGAQYESEVVYQNMQDQWEEKGVVFCNMDEAVQEHEDLVKEYFMTKCVPPSDNKFAALHGAVWSGGSFVYVPENVTVEMPVQAYFRMNSEGMGQFEHTLIIAEEGSEVHYIEGCSAPKYGSHNLHSGGVEVFVDEDAHVQYSTVQNWSKNTFNLNTKRAIVEAGGRMEWVSGSMGSKATMLYPCSILKGRGASANQISIAFAGKGQNIDTGAKVYHNAPKTNSTIESKSISKDGGRTNYRGLVHISDGAVDSSTSVECDALMFDNESTSDTMPYMEINEDRVDVAHEATVGKIGDEDVFYLQSRGLDDDDAKQMIVSGFIEPITEELPIEYAVELNRLIELEMEGSLG; from the coding sequence ATGAGTTCAGACCAGCATCACCTACGCGATACAGACACAGAGGAACGGTTCGAGTTCAAGAAAGAACAGCGGGCCGCGGTCAAATCCGATAAGGGACTGACCGAAGAGGTCGTCCGCCTCATCAGCGAGGACAAAGACGAACCCGAATGGATGCTCCAGCGGCGTCTCCGCGCGTTGGAGCACTACCAGAACATGCCCCTGCCGACGGACTGGCCCGGCCAGCCCGATTTGACGCAACTCGATGTCGAAGAGATCATTCCTTATATTCGCCCGGATGTCGACAAGCGCGAGGGTGCAGATAGTTGGGACGACCTCCCGGACGACATCAAGAACACATTCGAGAAACTTGGTATTCCGGAAGCCGAGCGCAAGGCACTTTCGGGTGTCGGTGCCCAGTATGAGTCTGAAGTCGTCTACCAGAACATGCAGGACCAGTGGGAGGAGAAAGGCGTCGTCTTCTGCAACATGGACGAAGCCGTCCAGGAACACGAAGACCTCGTGAAAGAGTACTTCATGACGAAGTGCGTGCCGCCGAGCGACAACAAGTTCGCGGCGCTTCACGGTGCCGTTTGGTCTGGCGGGTCGTTCGTCTACGTCCCCGAGAATGTAACGGTCGAAATGCCCGTGCAGGCGTACTTCAGAATGAATTCAGAAGGGATGGGGCAGTTCGAGCACACGCTCATCATCGCCGAGGAAGGTTCCGAAGTCCACTACATCGAGGGCTGTTCTGCCCCGAAATACGGCAGTCACAACCTCCACTCCGGCGGCGTCGAAGTATTCGTGGATGAGGACGCGCACGTCCAGTATTCAACCGTGCAGAACTGGTCGAAGAACACGTTCAACCTGAACACCAAGCGCGCCATCGTCGAAGCCGGTGGCCGCATGGAATGGGTGTCGGGGAGCATGGGGTCGAAAGCTACCATGCTCTACCCATGTTCCATCCTGAAGGGACGTGGCGCGAGCGCAAATCAGATCTCCATCGCGTTCGCTGGCAAAGGTCAGAACATCGACACCGGCGCGAAGGTGTACCACAACGCGCCGAAAACGAACTCGACCATCGAGTCGAAATCCATCAGCAAGGACGGTGGCCGAACGAACTACCGTGGTCTTGTCCACATCAGCGATGGTGCGGTGGATTCGAGTACGTCGGTCGAATGTGACGCGCTGATGTTCGACAACGAATCCACGTCGGACACCATGCCATACATGGAAATCAACGAAGATCGTGTTGACGTTGCTCACGAGGCAACGGTCGGTAAAATCGGCGACGAGGACGTGTTCTACCTCCAGAGTCGCGGGTTGGACGACGACGACGCGAAACAGATGATCGTGAGTGGCTTCATTGAGCCCATCACGGAAGAGCTCCCGATCGAATACGCGGTCGAACTCAACCGTCTCATCGAACTCGAAATGGAGGGGAGTCTTGGCTGA
- a CDS encoding C69 family dipeptidase has protein sequence MTSSKNVIFGKNSDRPAFECQPIIYGDAKKPSSEATLKLANCELAQPSKTYATLGTAPYWCWGYELGVNEHNVVIGNEAVFTEPWKEALDAVEQSKSTEKGILGMEYVRLGLERATTAEEAVKVISNLLEDYGQFGSAVAGDDIEDGAYDNSYLIADSDEAWILETAGYRWAAKRISAGSESISNELSIRYSWTKGSDDLVANAKTQGWWPHDREPFDFADAYTDHSTPLQVSRIRYKRSQDLLNNFTGDGNFNIDSMQQILRDHYEDTFLEGPKFNAALPDFLTICMHSSPAEFTWGDSVSSAIFELPSDNDGFAKMWWTPGPPCIGVYVPFYIESETVPTVVSKAGTASREVTHPTEATKDEYEDGSYWWEFKRLLETAKADEYGRDFKMNQKIIRSRFDELEKKFQNQANDRETKARELYDEGRVEEGKDMLASFTESCVSEVRREIDRMTQMLTH, from the coding sequence GTGACAAGCTCCAAAAACGTGATTTTCGGGAAAAACAGTGATCGACCCGCGTTCGAGTGTCAGCCGATAATCTACGGAGATGCAAAGAAACCGTCTTCAGAAGCGACTCTAAAGCTCGCAAATTGTGAACTTGCACAACCGTCGAAAACCTATGCGACACTCGGAACTGCCCCATACTGGTGTTGGGGCTATGAGCTTGGTGTCAACGAACATAATGTCGTCATTGGGAACGAGGCCGTCTTTACGGAGCCCTGGAAGGAGGCGCTTGACGCTGTTGAGCAGAGTAAATCGACCGAGAAAGGAATTTTAGGGATGGAATATGTACGCCTTGGTCTTGAGCGAGCGACGACTGCCGAAGAAGCGGTCAAAGTTATCAGCAATTTACTCGAAGACTATGGTCAGTTCGGTTCGGCAGTCGCAGGTGATGATATCGAGGACGGAGCATACGACAACTCATACCTCATTGCAGACTCAGATGAAGCATGGATCCTGGAAACGGCCGGTTATCGGTGGGCAGCGAAGCGTATTTCGGCTGGATCAGAATCGATTTCTAACGAATTATCGATTCGCTATTCATGGACGAAAGGGTCGGATGATTTGGTTGCCAATGCTAAAACACAGGGCTGGTGGCCACATGATCGAGAACCGTTCGATTTCGCTGATGCGTATACTGACCACTCGACTCCACTCCAGGTATCTCGTATCAGATACAAACGTTCACAAGATCTACTCAATAATTTCACCGGCGACGGAAATTTCAATATTGATTCAATGCAGCAAATTCTCAGAGACCATTATGAAGATACATTTCTTGAGGGCCCGAAATTCAATGCGGCACTGCCGGATTTCCTAACGATTTGTATGCACTCATCACCAGCAGAATTCACTTGGGGTGATAGCGTCAGTTCAGCTATTTTCGAGTTACCATCCGATAATGACGGGTTTGCGAAAATGTGGTGGACACCAGGACCCCCATGCATCGGCGTGTACGTGCCCTTCTACATCGAGAGTGAAACTGTTCCAACAGTCGTTTCAAAGGCTGGAACAGCATCTCGAGAGGTTACACATCCGACAGAGGCGACCAAAGATGAATACGAAGACGGATCGTACTGGTGGGAATTCAAGCGTCTCTTGGAGACGGCGAAGGCTGATGAATACGGTCGGGATTTCAAAATGAACCAGAAAATCATTCGAAGTCGTTTCGACGAGCTAGAAAAGAAGTTTCAAAATCAAGCTAATGATAGAGAAACGAAAGCGCGTGAACTTTACGACGAGGGGCGGGTCGAGGAGGGAAAAGATATGTTGGCATCGTTCACCGAATCCTGTGTCTCAGAAGTTCGTAGAGAAATAGACCGAATGACACAGATGCTTACTCATTGA
- a CDS encoding LeuA family protein, translating into MKLLDLTLREGEQRPGVHYSVDQKISAARELDSLGVDYIQIGFPIADSRTAAVCDRTDLNASTTGIARSIPSDVMAAIEAGVDVVDLFAPTSDRQLDHILGIDRNELSEKVIEAATVAHDHGVEVHFSAMDGFRTEPAALDDLFDAVDAELYTIADTVGSRTPADVVKHLKALNTELSNIGAHFHDDLGVGTANALAAGRLGVGKVDLSVAGLGERAGNAALEEFVAATIVGDESIDIDVTENKLLPVTKSVLATLDEDVKPEKSLLGREVFSHESGLHTAAMLNKPSTFEPFDPAQFGGKRQLLFGNATGRGAARRLLERCDKQATEGQIDRLLELLQTDSQEKLSFDEAISLAKEVN; encoded by the coding sequence ATGAAACTGCTTGATCTTACGCTACGCGAAGGCGAGCAACGGCCCGGTGTTCACTACTCAGTAGATCAGAAGATCTCCGCCGCGCGCGAATTGGATTCGCTCGGCGTGGACTACATACAAATTGGGTTTCCAATTGCAGATAGCCGAACAGCAGCAGTCTGTGATCGCACTGATTTGAACGCCTCCACTACTGGAATCGCCCGTTCAATTCCGAGCGATGTGATGGCTGCAATCGAAGCCGGGGTAGACGTGGTTGATCTATTCGCCCCAACTAGTGACCGCCAACTTGACCACATCCTTGGAATAGATCGAAACGAGTTGTCGGAGAAAGTAATTGAGGCTGCTACCGTCGCCCACGATCACGGTGTCGAAGTACACTTTAGTGCGATGGACGGATTCCGAACAGAGCCCGCCGCTCTTGATGACTTGTTTGATGCCGTTGATGCAGAACTCTATACGATTGCTGATACAGTAGGTAGTCGAACCCCAGCAGATGTCGTTAAACACCTCAAAGCACTCAACACCGAACTCTCCAATATCGGTGCCCATTTCCATGACGATCTCGGTGTTGGGACAGCAAATGCACTTGCGGCTGGTCGTCTTGGCGTCGGTAAAGTGGATCTCTCAGTTGCTGGTCTTGGTGAGCGAGCTGGAAATGCTGCCCTAGAAGAGTTCGTTGCTGCGACTATCGTTGGAGACGAATCAATTGATATCGACGTCACCGAAAACAAGCTACTTCCCGTCACTAAGAGTGTTCTCGCTACCTTGGACGAAGATGTAAAACCCGAAAAATCGCTCCTCGGAAGGGAAGTGTTTTCCCATGAGTCCGGTCTTCACACCGCAGCGATGCTAAACAAACCAAGCACATTCGAGCCGTTCGACCCAGCTCAGTTCGGTGGCAAACGGCAACTTCTCTTCGGTAACGCTACTGGCCGGGGTGCCGCACGACGGCTCTTAGAACGGTGCGATAAACAAGCAACTGAAGGACAAATCGATCGATTATTAGAACTACTTCAAACGGACTCTCAAGAAAAGTTGTCATTTGATGAAGCGATATCCCTTGCAAAAGAGGTTAACTGA
- a CDS encoding CaiB/BaiF CoA transferase family protein — MTDDYQPTTNSQSDDTDKQNSFNSYNDCNIRTDGGRISSDLLPGADGHPLSDVTVLELGHIIAGPFCSMLLADLGAEVIKVEHPEHGDAVRDSSPIGNSSFNYVNRNKLSITIDLKSDQGNAVFRDLVREADVLVENFAAGTADRLDVGYDDLNRFNDALVYCSIKGFNPGPYEKFPALDPVAEALSGVMSVTGQPATPPVRSGTSLSDMAASLYGALTILAAIRHRDATGEGQHITVPLFESTVALMGYWLAYTQAYDDIPEPMGASHPGWAPYDVFQSKDDQWVFIGPSSEKQWLRFCEALDVDLHTDERFDTLPNRLENREVLNEHVQSICEEYTATDLVECLQEASVPVAPVNDTADVSTDPHLEATDALSEVRATEGDGDRILTPRFPAHTTGFDRVKSTDPPALGEDTAAVLAACGYDTERIERLQEEGVV; from the coding sequence ATGACAGACGATTATCAACCTACGACGAACAGTCAATCAGACGACACTGATAAGCAAAACTCATTCAATTCTTATAACGATTGTAACATTCGAACGGATGGTGGTCGAATTTCCTCTGACTTACTTCCCGGTGCGGATGGTCATCCCCTCTCGGATGTTACAGTTCTCGAACTCGGTCATATTATTGCTGGACCGTTCTGTTCAATGTTATTAGCTGATCTGGGTGCAGAAGTCATTAAAGTTGAACACCCCGAGCACGGCGACGCTGTCCGTGATTCGAGTCCAATCGGCAATAGCTCATTCAACTACGTCAATCGAAACAAACTCAGTATCACTATCGATCTTAAATCTGACCAAGGAAATGCTGTATTCCGTGATCTCGTTCGCGAAGCCGATGTTCTCGTCGAAAACTTTGCGGCGGGAACTGCTGATCGTCTTGACGTTGGCTACGACGATCTGAATCGGTTCAACGACGCGTTAGTTTACTGCTCAATAAAAGGGTTTAATCCAGGACCGTACGAGAAATTCCCGGCGCTTGACCCCGTTGCTGAGGCACTTTCTGGAGTGATGAGCGTTACGGGTCAACCCGCTACTCCTCCCGTTCGTTCTGGCACGAGTCTCTCAGATATGGCGGCGTCACTGTATGGTGCGCTCACAATATTGGCAGCAATTCGCCACCGCGATGCTACCGGCGAAGGTCAGCACATAACCGTCCCACTCTTTGAGAGTACTGTTGCACTGATGGGATACTGGCTAGCGTACACCCAAGCGTACGATGACATTCCTGAGCCAATGGGTGCAAGTCATCCTGGATGGGCACCCTACGATGTCTTTCAGTCCAAGGATGACCAATGGGTGTTCATCGGGCCGTCGTCAGAGAAGCAATGGCTTCGCTTCTGTGAGGCACTCGACGTTGATCTGCATACAGACGAACGATTCGATACGCTTCCAAATCGACTCGAAAACCGTGAAGTACTCAACGAGCACGTCCAATCGATTTGTGAAGAGTACACCGCAACGGATCTAGTCGAATGCCTACAAGAGGCTAGTGTTCCGGTGGCACCGGTAAACGATACTGCCGATGTCTCTACTGACCCGCATCTCGAAGCAACCGATGCTCTGAGCGAAGTCCGAGCAACGGAGGGCGACGGTGATCGTATACTGACTCCAAGATTCCCAGCACACACCACTGGATTCGATCGAGTCAAGTCCACCGACCCGCCGGCACTAGGTGAGGATACCGCCGCTGTCCTTGCAGCATGTGGCTATGATACGGAACGAATTGAACGTCTTCAAGAGGAGGGGGTCGTATGA
- a CDS encoding ABC transporter ATP-binding protein, which yields MARPIHLESVHKEYRSAGTVHVAVDDLSLSIPEGSFTTLVGPSGCGKTTTLRMIAGLETPSQGQIAFGEQDVTDLSPQDRNCAMVFQSIALYPHMSVRQNIGYGLKVQGVPQEERDCRIDDAAAVLQISEQLEKMPAELSGGQQQRVALGSAFVQDPDILLLDEPMSDLDAQLKAELRVEVQRLHQELDATMVYVTHDQTEAMTMSDQVVLLNNGQLEQFAPPGELFDRPVSKYVSRFIGTPSTNLLPTTVVEHDGSYVLDGNGFEISAPVDHFANHIGQPITLGIRPQYLSPDAGEHQFTVIVDVVEQLGTEFVVHGHSTAGNNVDVVSSTLGHVNHGDEIVVGFDKDDLFVFDDNGQTICHGGELTNHSPKQQQ from the coding sequence ATGGCACGTCCAATTCACCTCGAATCCGTTCACAAGGAGTATCGATCCGCCGGTACCGTCCACGTCGCCGTCGATGATTTATCGCTGTCGATCCCCGAGGGATCGTTCACAACGCTTGTCGGTCCCTCTGGTTGTGGCAAAACGACGACGTTGCGAATGATTGCCGGGTTAGAAACACCCTCGCAAGGCCAGATAGCTTTCGGAGAGCAGGATGTCACCGACCTGTCTCCCCAGGATCGAAATTGTGCGATGGTTTTCCAGTCTATCGCACTGTACCCACATATGTCCGTTCGGCAAAACATCGGCTACGGGTTGAAGGTCCAAGGGGTTCCACAGGAGGAACGCGACTGCCGCATCGATGATGCCGCTGCAGTACTCCAGATCTCCGAGCAGTTAGAGAAAATGCCTGCAGAACTCTCAGGGGGGCAGCAACAACGAGTGGCATTGGGTTCGGCCTTTGTTCAAGACCCAGATATCCTCCTGCTCGATGAACCGATGAGCGATCTCGATGCACAACTGAAAGCCGAGCTTCGAGTTGAGGTTCAGCGGTTGCATCAGGAACTCGATGCGACGATGGTCTATGTAACACACGACCAAACGGAAGCAATGACGATGAGTGACCAGGTCGTCCTTCTCAATAATGGGCAGCTCGAACAGTTTGCCCCTCCTGGCGAGTTATTTGACCGACCCGTCTCGAAGTACGTCAGCCGATTTATCGGAACCCCCTCGACGAACCTGCTCCCCACAACAGTCGTCGAACACGACGGCTCATACGTCCTCGATGGAAACGGGTTCGAGATTTCGGCACCAGTTGATCACTTTGCGAACCACATCGGACAGCCGATTACCCTCGGAATCCGTCCGCAGTACCTTTCCCCCGATGCCGGTGAGCATCAATTCACCGTGATTGTTGACGTTGTGGAGCAACTAGGAACGGAATTCGTCGTTCATGGACACTCAACCGCCGGTAATAATGTCGATGTCGTGTCTTCCACTCTCGGTCACGTCAATCACGGAGACGAAATCGTCGTTGGGTTTGACAAGGATGATTTGTTCGTGTTCGATGACAACGGACAGACAATTTGTCACGGTGGCGAACTTACGAATCACTCCCCGAAACAACAGCAGTAA